A DNA window from Phycisphaerae bacterium contains the following coding sequences:
- a CDS encoding glycoside hydrolase family 130 protein, translating into LCPDDPSKGLEVLRVRSGSPDVEEIDSRVFKYQGSTYLTSISHLRPARSKDGRNFTVADTPAVFPACREEEFGIEDPRITRIGDRFYVNYSAISRMGISTGLAVTRDFVTYERMGIIFVPDNRDVTVFPEKIGGLYVCYHRPVSGMFGRADMWLATSPDLLRWGDHKYVAGTRPGMWDCRRIGGGAVPFRTSKGWLEIYHGVDDAQRYCLGAMLADGERPERIIARSPAPVLSPEAPYEREGFFGNVVFTCGAVAEPDGRVIVYYGAADWCVAAAETTIDELLASVR; encoded by the coding sequence TGCTTTGCCCTGACGATCCTTCGAAGGGCCTTGAGGTGTTGCGGGTGCGGAGCGGGAGCCCGGATGTCGAGGAGATCGACTCGCGGGTATTCAAGTATCAAGGATCGACGTATCTGACGTCGATTTCGCACCTGCGTCCGGCTCGCAGCAAGGACGGTCGCAATTTCACGGTTGCGGACACTCCGGCGGTGTTTCCGGCGTGCCGGGAGGAGGAATTCGGCATCGAGGATCCGCGCATCACCCGGATCGGCGATCGCTTCTACGTCAATTACTCGGCGATCTCGCGGATGGGCATTTCGACGGGGTTGGCGGTGACACGTGACTTTGTGACCTATGAGCGGATGGGGATCATCTTTGTTCCCGACAACCGCGACGTGACGGTTTTTCCGGAGAAGATCGGCGGACTGTATGTGTGCTATCATCGGCCGGTGTCGGGCATGTTCGGCCGGGCGGACATGTGGCTGGCCACGTCGCCTGATCTGCTGCGGTGGGGGGATCACAAGTATGTGGCGGGTACGCGGCCGGGGATGTGGGATTGCCGGCGGATCGGCGGGGGGGCGGTTCCGTTCAGGACGTCCAAAGGCTGGCTGGAGATCTACCACGGGGTTGATGACGCGCAGCGGTATTGCCTTGGGGCGATGCTGGCTGATGGCGAGCGGCCTGAGCGGATCATTGCCCGGTCGCCCGCTCCTGTTTTGTCTCCGGAAGCACCTTATGAAAGGGAGGGCTTTTTCGGGAACGTCGTGTTCACCTGCGGGGCGGTTGCCGAGCCTGATGGCCGGGTGATCGTGTATTACGGGGCTGCCGATTGGTGCGTTGCCGCCGCTGAGACGACGATCGACGAACTGCTGGCGAGTGTTCGGTGA